From a single Streptomyces misionensis genomic region:
- the ctaD gene encoding cytochrome c oxidase subunit I: MTQTRSGPGGPDVTTREPRVPSGQRVRDYLTTTDHKKIAHLYFVTSFAFFLFAGVLAMIMRAELARPGLQFVTNQQYNELFTIHGTIMMLLFATPTFAGFANAVMPLQIGAPDVAFPRLNALSYWLFLFGGLIVLSGFLVDQGAAPFGWFAYAPLNNAVHSPGHGGDLWAMGLAVAGVSTTLGAVNFIATIVCLRVPGMTMFRMPIFTWNILFTSILVLLAFPVFTAILLALVADRAYGAHIFDSASGGALLWQHLFWFFGHPEVYIVALPFFGVVTEIIPVFSRKPVFGYVGMVGATIAITMLSAAVWAHHMFATGAVLLPFFSLMSFLIAVPTGVKFFNWIGTMWQGSVSFETPMLWSAGFMVTFLLGGLSGVVIASPALDFHLTDTYFIVAHLHYVLFGTIVFAMFGGFYFWWPKMTGRMLDERLGKIQFWSLFVGFQTTFLVQHWLGEIGMPRRYADYLPADGFTTLNTISTIGSFLIGLSNLPFLYNIWKTAYYAPKIDVDDPWGWGRSLEWATSCPPPRHNFTSLPRVRSDSPAFDLHHPEVRQELPEQARGTVEPTPDTLGEQSE; encoded by the coding sequence ATGACACAGACACGTTCAGGGCCGGGCGGCCCGGACGTCACCACCCGTGAACCCCGGGTGCCGTCGGGACAGCGGGTCCGGGACTATCTGACGACCACCGACCACAAGAAGATCGCCCATCTGTACTTCGTCACCTCGTTCGCGTTCTTCCTGTTCGCCGGCGTGCTCGCGATGATCATGCGTGCGGAACTGGCCCGGCCGGGGCTCCAGTTCGTCACCAACCAGCAGTACAACGAGCTGTTCACGATCCACGGCACGATCATGATGCTGCTGTTCGCCACCCCCACCTTCGCCGGGTTCGCGAACGCCGTGATGCCGTTGCAGATCGGGGCCCCCGACGTCGCCTTCCCGCGGTTGAACGCGTTGTCGTACTGGCTCTTCCTCTTCGGAGGGCTGATCGTCCTCTCCGGTTTCCTCGTCGACCAGGGTGCGGCGCCGTTCGGCTGGTTCGCCTACGCGCCGCTGAACAACGCGGTGCACTCCCCCGGCCACGGCGGCGACCTGTGGGCCATGGGGCTGGCGGTCGCCGGGGTGAGCACCACGCTCGGCGCCGTCAACTTCATCGCGACGATCGTGTGTCTGCGGGTGCCGGGGATGACGATGTTCCGGATGCCGATCTTCACCTGGAACATCCTGTTCACCTCGATCCTGGTGCTGCTGGCCTTCCCGGTGTTCACCGCGATCCTGCTGGCGCTGGTGGCCGATCGCGCCTACGGCGCCCACATCTTCGACTCGGCCTCCGGAGGGGCGCTGCTGTGGCAGCACCTCTTCTGGTTCTTCGGCCATCCGGAGGTCTACATCGTGGCGCTGCCGTTCTTCGGCGTCGTCACCGAGATCATCCCCGTGTTCAGCCGCAAACCGGTCTTCGGATACGTCGGCATGGTGGGCGCCACGATCGCGATCACGATGCTGTCGGCCGCCGTGTGGGCCCACCACATGTTCGCCACCGGCGCGGTGCTGCTGCCCTTCTTCTCCCTGATGTCCTTCCTGATCGCCGTCCCGACCGGCGTCAAGTTCTTCAACTGGATCGGCACGATGTGGCAGGGCAGCGTCTCCTTCGAGACGCCGATGCTGTGGTCGGCCGGCTTCATGGTGACCTTCCTGCTCGGCGGGCTCAGCGGCGTCGTCATCGCCTCGCCCGCCCTGGACTTCCATCTGACCGACACGTACTTCATCGTCGCGCACCTGCACTACGTGCTGTTCGGCACGATCGTCTTCGCCATGTTCGGCGGCTTCTACTTCTGGTGGCCCAAGATGACGGGCCGGATGCTCGACGAGCGCCTGGGCAAGATCCAGTTCTGGTCCCTGTTCGTCGGCTTCCAGACCACCTTCCTCGTCCAGCACTGGCTGGGCGAGATCGGAATGCCCCGCCGGTACGCCGACTACCTGCCGGCCGACGGCTTCACCACTCTGAACACCATCTCGACCATCGGGTCCTTCCTGATCGGGCTGTCCAACCTGCCGTTCCTCTACAACATCTGGAAGACCGCGTACTACGCGCCCAAGATCGACGTGGACGACCCCTGGGGCTGGGGCCGCTCCCTCGAATGGGCGACGTCGTGCCCGCCGCCCCGGCACAACTTCACCTCGCTCCCCCGCGTACGCTCCGACTCCCCCGCGTTCGATCTGCACCATCCCGAGGTGCGGCAGGAGCTGCCGGAGCAGGCCCGCGGAACGGTGGAGCCGACCCCCGACACGCTGGGAGAGCAGAGCGAATGA
- a CDS encoding cytochrome c oxidase subunit 4 yields the protein MKHEAYMFAGVAVFFLLTDAAYIWFAREPAGTAALTVAFCMSSVISFFFLINYRRKGTRPEDRQDSDIRERSGVVDFFPPSSGYPVVTALGAAVIAVGIVYGVWVVLLGFGLLWPGVFGLVFQFGNREIR from the coding sequence ATGAAACACGAGGCGTACATGTTCGCCGGTGTGGCCGTCTTCTTCCTCCTCACCGACGCCGCCTACATCTGGTTCGCGCGCGAACCGGCGGGCACGGCCGCGCTGACCGTCGCCTTCTGCATGTCGTCGGTGATCTCGTTCTTCTTCCTGATCAACTACCGGCGCAAGGGCACGCGCCCCGAGGACCGGCAGGACTCCGACATCCGTGAGCGCAGCGGCGTCGTCGACTTCTTCCCGCCCTCCAGCGGCTACCCGGTCGTCACCGCGCTGGGTGCGGCCGTGATCGCCGTCGGCATCGTCTACGGGGTGTGGGTCGTCCTCCTCGGTTTCGGCCTGCTGTGGCCGGGGGTGTTCGGCCTGGTCTTCCAGTTCGGGAACCGGGAGATCCGATGA
- a CDS encoding cytochrome b produces MPTGRRRAVLEAKARQAAFQAYVVTDRRAPVSELARQLMRKAFPDHWSFLLGEIALYSFVVLVLTGSYLTLYFDPSLVQVPYTGSYAPLRGLLVSKAFASTLHVSFEVRGGLLIRQMHHWAALVFVAAIGVHMLRIFFTGAFRRPRELNWAIGVTLFMLALLEGFCGYSLPDDLLSGTGLRTANTIVMSIPVVGTSLAYFVWGGAYPGTLLGQRLYILHVLFVPGLLIALIAVHLVLVVYLKHTQWAGRGKTNRNVVGQPMYPSFTARSTGLFLIAFGVTAVLAAVAQINPVWNYGPYITDQVSTDAQPDWYVGFLEGALRLMPAAETTVAGHTFMWNVFLPAIVLPALLFAVLYAYPVFERWVTGDLVEHHLCDRPRDRPVRTGLGVAGIVGYAVLLMAGGNDVMAYEFGFSVNALTWLFRIALVVGPVVAYLLTRRLCLALQLHERQLYREGEETGVVHQDLAGGMGESHTGLDRERRYRLLVRERPLPLPAPGRQAPLRRRVRAALSSWYYRDRVELPTTAEERLQVTGRTADPVSGGAGGEQ; encoded by the coding sequence TACTCGAGGCGAAGGCGCGACAGGCCGCATTCCAGGCCTATGTGGTGACGGACCGGCGCGCACCGGTGTCGGAACTGGCCCGGCAGCTGATGCGCAAGGCGTTCCCCGACCACTGGTCCTTCCTGCTCGGCGAGATCGCCCTCTACAGCTTCGTCGTGCTCGTCCTCACCGGCAGCTATCTGACGCTCTACTTCGACCCCAGCCTGGTCCAGGTGCCCTACACCGGTTCGTACGCGCCGCTTCGGGGACTGCTGGTGTCGAAGGCGTTCGCGTCGACGCTGCACGTGAGTTTCGAGGTGCGCGGCGGTCTGCTGATCCGCCAGATGCACCACTGGGCGGCACTCGTCTTCGTCGCCGCCATCGGCGTCCACATGCTCAGGATCTTCTTCACCGGCGCGTTCCGCAGGCCCAGGGAACTGAACTGGGCCATCGGCGTGACCCTGTTCATGCTCGCCCTGCTGGAGGGCTTCTGCGGCTACTCGCTCCCGGACGACCTGCTGTCCGGCACGGGGCTGCGCACCGCCAACACCATCGTGATGTCGATCCCCGTCGTCGGGACGTCCCTGGCCTACTTCGTCTGGGGCGGCGCCTACCCCGGCACGCTGCTCGGCCAGCGGCTCTACATCCTGCACGTGCTCTTCGTCCCCGGCCTGCTGATCGCCCTGATCGCGGTGCACCTGGTCCTGGTCGTCTATCTGAAGCACACCCAGTGGGCGGGCCGGGGCAAGACCAACCGGAACGTGGTGGGCCAGCCGATGTACCCCTCGTTCACCGCGCGGTCCACCGGACTGTTCCTGATCGCCTTCGGCGTCACCGCGGTGCTGGCCGCGGTCGCCCAGATCAACCCCGTGTGGAACTACGGCCCCTACATCACCGACCAGGTCTCCACCGACGCCCAGCCCGACTGGTACGTCGGCTTCCTGGAGGGGGCGCTGCGGCTGATGCCGGCCGCGGAGACCACCGTCGCCGGGCACACCTTCATGTGGAACGTCTTCCTGCCCGCGATCGTGCTGCCCGCGCTGCTGTTCGCCGTGCTGTACGCCTACCCCGTCTTCGAGCGGTGGGTGACCGGGGACCTGGTGGAGCACCATCTGTGCGACCGTCCCCGAGACCGGCCGGTGCGCACGGGGCTCGGGGTGGCGGGCATCGTCGGCTACGCCGTGCTGCTCATGGCCGGCGGCAACGACGTGATGGCCTACGAGTTCGGCTTTTCCGTCAACGCCCTCACCTGGCTCTTCCGCATCGCGCTTGTCGTCGGTCCGGTCGTCGCGTACCTGCTCACCCGGCGCCTGTGCCTCGCGCTGCAACTGCACGAGCGGCAGCTGTACCGGGAGGGGGAGGAGACCGGGGTGGTGCACCAGGACCTCGCCGGCGGCATGGGGGAGAGCCACACGGGACTCGACCGGGAGCGGCGCTACCGGCTGCTGGTGCGGGAGCGCCCGCTGCCCCTGCCGGCGCCCGGGCGCCAGGCCCCGCTACGTCGCCGCGTCAGGGCGGCGCTGAGTTCCTGGTACTACCGCGACCGGGTCGAACTGCCCACGACGGCGGAGGAGCGCCTCCAGGTCACGGGCCGTACGGCGGACCCGGTGTCGGGCGGGGCCGGCGGCGAGCAGTGA